A single Prevotella sp. E15-22 DNA region contains:
- a CDS encoding TlpA disulfide reductase family protein: MKNIFVLAIATLAFAACGEKKPVFTVKGTVEGAQDSVLYLYNNSLSGPVKLDSVKLGKDGAFCFESEAPQAPDLYCLNIDNQIIYIGIDSTETVTIKAKYPNMSQRYEVEGSENCQKIKELALKQQQLQQQAIALEQNLDLSRQQALDSIQTLVKAYKYDVVRNYIYPDPKTIYAYFGLFQTLGQWNLFDRQVAEDVPIFAAVATSWDTFYPESDRAKHLHNMALKGMNDNRQAMAREMMAAETAEKVVTSGILDLELPDASGRTRTLTSLNGKVVLLDFHLFGMKESAARILSLRELYNKYHAQGFEIYQVGLDENEHFWKQQTDNLPWICVYDPTYASAQRYNVQDLPEYFLIDRSNTLYKRSSQMNDVEAEIRTLLANPTSSAK; the protein is encoded by the coding sequence ATGAAGAATATCTTTGTTTTGGCCATCGCTACATTAGCCTTTGCAGCCTGCGGCGAGAAGAAACCAGTGTTCACTGTCAAGGGCACCGTAGAGGGTGCTCAGGACTCAGTCCTTTATCTCTACAACAACTCACTGAGCGGTCCTGTAAAACTCGACTCTGTGAAGTTGGGCAAGGACGGTGCGTTCTGCTTCGAGAGCGAGGCACCGCAGGCACCCGACCTCTATTGCCTGAACATTGACAATCAGATCATCTATATCGGTATCGACTCAACCGAGACGGTCACCATCAAGGCGAAATATCCCAACATGAGTCAGCGCTACGAGGTAGAGGGCTCGGAAAACTGTCAGAAGATCAAGGAGCTGGCGCTGAAGCAGCAGCAGTTGCAGCAGCAGGCCATCGCCCTAGAGCAAAACCTCGACCTGAGTCGCCAGCAGGCCCTCGACTCTATCCAGACGCTGGTCAAGGCTTATAAATACGACGTGGTGCGGAACTACATCTACCCTGATCCCAAGACCATCTACGCCTACTTCGGTCTATTCCAGACCTTAGGTCAGTGGAACCTCTTCGACCGTCAGGTGGCCGAGGATGTGCCCATCTTTGCCGCCGTGGCCACCAGTTGGGACACATTTTATCCTGAGTCAGACCGTGCCAAGCACCTGCACAACATGGCATTGAAGGGCATGAACGACAACCGTCAGGCCATGGCCCGCGAGATGATGGCCGCCGAGACAGCCGAGAAGGTGGTGACCTCTGGCATCCTCGACCTGGAGTTGCCCGATGCCAGCGGACGCACGCGCACACTCACCAGTCTCAATGGCAAGGTGGTACTGCTCGACTTCCACCTCTTTGGCATGAAGGAGTCGGCTGCCCGCATCCTGAGTCTGCGCGAGCTGTACAACAAATACCATGCCCAGGGCTTTGAGATCTATCAGGTAGGACTCGATGAAAACGAGCATTTTTGGAAGCAGCAGACAGACAATCTGCCCTGGATATGCGTATACGATCCCACCTATGCCTCGGCCCAGCGCTATAACGTGCAGGACCTGCCCGAGTACTTCCTGATTGACCGCAGCAACACGCTCTACAAGCGTTCGTCGCAGATGAACGACGTGGAGGCCGAGATTCGCACGCTCCTGGCAAACCCTACCAGCTCAGCCAAGTAA
- a CDS encoding fasciclin domain-containing protein, translating into MERKTIVKQGRSVALAACALLIGASVMQSCKDDDLILTGQPDWLGNSIYERLQEDGNYKTMLRLIDDLGQKEVLSHTGSKTLFVASDSAFNAWFGSNKWGVKSYDELSDAKKKMLLKNAMINNAYLLELMSNGKAQGDAATPEWGRTMRRESSVEIYDSVYVMPLDSMPKVKYWDYLRQRGKAVPLFKDATKPTMIHFLPAYMENNNITAEDLKVLTNGRASSLNEAWVNGIQVLNSGDPNRKKIDYDITCKNGYIHKVDGVIESSPNMAEIIRQDASTSIWSHLLDRFSAPYFYEVGTREYDRIYNTEDSAFVLRYFSQRCYDHRTGRIVNYTNKNTDKPTDPEGNLVYAYLKYDPAWNQYIDNNSKNDNDVHYDAGVMIVPTNKAILDWWNGSGKELQDEYKEMDSIPDDIIAKLINVNMLTTFSEAVPSKFDMVLNDAKESLGIKASDVIGTYMGCNGVVYKTNKVFTPAEFSSVAYPALAHVSNMNIIYRGGIDARGFLPYLLSMDSKYALLLPTNGALLNYVDQGSYGKTTKMEIDGDSVVVETPDIFEFKWDLTSKSVKASRYEGQVDADGNITKGTRKQLQVADNVINTVFDGMMDQLIIVIPDKSMTVEDYVKAGYNYFKTKGGAIIRASYEGDSLCFEGGWQMEHNGRKITSVQRYDKQNGNSYQLESQCPMGAQSTVYLTLQAHPEFHGFLNILKNDYCDLLATTIKGSTTYYAGQTAQGSENLRILDNYNYTVYVPTNEAIKKLQDEKKLPTDEELSRGDFSEVTEEEPAVDSMCVAEGWYQYNSDQKKVRKAVIEAIRGVVNDFVRYHVQDNSVAIGLAKAANASTSFESMKRNPNTGRYYPIKAVYDNTSLTVTDAFGKPHQVLKDKNLYNKICREYWFETKPYTNTSRMFMASNVVLHQIDGAMCYGYKYADGKTVDMRPWREVVVEALKALK; encoded by the coding sequence ATGGAACGTAAAACTATCGTAAAGCAAGGACGAAGCGTGGCTCTGGCTGCCTGTGCACTGCTGATAGGGGCCTCCGTGATGCAGTCGTGTAAAGACGACGATCTGATCCTGACAGGACAGCCTGACTGGCTGGGAAACTCTATCTATGAGCGTTTGCAGGAAGACGGTAACTACAAGACCATGCTGCGTTTAATCGACGACCTTGGCCAAAAGGAAGTCCTTAGCCACACTGGTTCAAAAACTCTGTTCGTTGCCTCAGACAGCGCATTCAATGCGTGGTTCGGTTCGAACAAATGGGGCGTGAAGAGTTATGATGAACTGAGCGATGCAAAGAAGAAAATGCTGTTGAAGAATGCTATGATCAACAACGCTTATCTTCTGGAGCTTATGTCTAACGGAAAGGCACAGGGTGATGCCGCCACACCTGAGTGGGGACGTACCATGCGCCGCGAGTCTTCTGTGGAAATCTATGACTCTGTCTATGTGATGCCACTGGACTCTATGCCTAAAGTGAAGTATTGGGATTATCTGCGTCAGCGTGGAAAGGCTGTTCCCTTGTTCAAGGACGCTACCAAGCCTACGATGATTCACTTCCTTCCTGCTTACATGGAAAACAACAACATTACGGCTGAAGACTTGAAGGTGCTGACCAATGGTCGTGCCAGCAGTCTGAACGAGGCTTGGGTGAACGGCATACAGGTGCTGAACTCTGGTGATCCCAACCGTAAGAAGATTGACTATGATATCACTTGTAAGAACGGTTATATCCACAAGGTGGACGGCGTGATTGAGTCAAGTCCCAACATGGCGGAGATTATCCGTCAGGATGCGTCTACCTCTATCTGGAGTCACTTGCTGGACCGCTTCTCGGCTCCTTACTTCTATGAGGTGGGTACCCGTGAGTACGACCGTATCTATAACACCGAGGACTCTGCCTTCGTGCTGCGCTACTTCAGTCAGCGTTGCTATGATCACAGAACCGGTCGTATTGTGAACTACACCAACAAGAATACTGACAAGCCTACCGATCCCGAGGGAAACTTGGTATATGCTTACTTGAAGTATGATCCCGCTTGGAACCAGTATATCGATAACAACTCTAAGAACGATAACGACGTGCACTATGATGCCGGTGTGATGATTGTGCCTACCAATAAGGCTATCCTTGACTGGTGGAACGGTTCTGGTAAGGAGTTGCAGGACGAGTACAAGGAGATGGACTCTATTCCTGACGATATCATCGCTAAGCTGATCAACGTGAACATGCTGACCACATTCTCGGAGGCTGTTCCTTCTAAGTTCGACATGGTGCTGAACGATGCCAAGGAGTCTCTGGGTATCAAGGCTTCCGACGTGATTGGTACCTACATGGGCTGTAACGGTGTTGTCTATAAGACTAATAAGGTGTTCACTCCTGCCGAGTTCTCATCAGTGGCTTATCCCGCTCTGGCTCATGTGTCAAACATGAACATTATCTATCGCGGTGGTATTGATGCACGCGGCTTCCTGCCTTATCTGCTTTCTATGGACTCTAAGTACGCCCTGCTGTTGCCTACCAACGGTGCACTGCTGAACTATGTGGACCAGGGTTCGTATGGTAAGACCACAAAGATGGAGATCGACGGCGATAGCGTTGTTGTGGAGACTCCCGATATCTTCGAGTTTAAGTGGGACCTCACCAGCAAGAGCGTGAAGGCTAGCCGTTACGAGGGTCAGGTGGATGCCGATGGTAACATCACCAAGGGCACTCGTAAGCAGCTTCAGGTGGCCGACAACGTGATTAACACGGTGTTCGACGGTATGATGGACCAGCTGATCATTGTCATTCCCGACAAGAGCATGACTGTGGAAGACTATGTGAAGGCTGGCTATAACTACTTCAAGACCAAGGGTGGTGCTATCATCCGCGCTTCTTACGAAGGCGACAGCCTCTGCTTTGAGGGTGGCTGGCAGATGGAGCACAACGGCAGAAAGATTACCAGTGTGCAGCGCTATGACAAGCAGAATGGTAACTCTTATCAGTTGGAGAGCCAGTGCCCCATGGGCGCACAGTCTACTGTGTACCTCACACTGCAGGCTCATCCCGAATTCCATGGCTTCCTGAATATCTTGAAGAACGACTACTGCGACCTGCTTGCAACGACGATTAAGGGTTCTACCACTTACTATGCTGGTCAGACCGCTCAGGGTAGTGAGAACCTGCGTATCCTCGATAACTACAACTACACCGTTTATGTGCCAACAAACGAGGCCATCAAGAAGTTGCAGGATGAGAAGAAACTGCCTACCGACGAAGAACTCTCTCGTGGCGATTTCAGTGAGGTGACTGAGGAAGAGCCTGCCGTTGACAGCATGTGCGTGGCTGAGGGCTGGTATCAGTACAACTCTGACCAGAAGAAGGTGCGTAAGGCCGTTATCGAGGCTATCCGTGGCGTTGTGAACGACTTCGTTCGCTATCACGTGCAGGATAACTCAGTGGCCATCGGCCTGGCTAAGGCTGCTAATGCCTCTACCTCTTTCGAGAGTATGAAGCGTAATCCTAACACTGGCCGTTACTATCCTATCAAGGCTGTCTATGACAATACAAGCCTGACCGTGACCGACGCCTTCGGTAAGCCCCACCAGGTGCTGAAGGACAAAAATCTGTATAACAAGATCTGTCGTGAGTACTGGTTCGAGACCAAGCCTTATACAAACACTTCACGTATGTTCATGGCAAGTAACGTGGTTCTGCACCAGATTGACGGTGCTATGTGCTACGGTTATAAGTATGCCGACGGTAAGACTGTTGACATGCGTCCTTGGCGTGAGGTTGTGGTTGAAGCACTGAAAGCACTTAAATAA
- a CDS encoding SusC/RagA family TonB-linked outer membrane protein, whose product MKILKSVMFILALMFSTTLSAQNITSVHGTVSDDMGPLMGAAVREIDANDRNINSTITDLNGNFTMKVSGNSKNKLKITYVGMTDVVLPINKNSFKITMKSKTVLKPVVIKGERRLQGNTLPIPQREISYATQTINMKEFEGLGITSVDEALQGRIAGLDIIGNSGNLGSGSTMRLRGASSLSTLTDANPLIVVDGNIREVNLDNFDMQGANDEKFAELLNINPEDIASITVLKDAAACAVYGSQGGNGVIELTTKRGTQGKPHVTYSLKLTGTYQPKGYDLLNGDDYTMMLKESYFNPRQDDNASDGDRIPEINYLDNTSGYSEWRQYRDNTDWRDAVTQWGLRQNHYATITGGGEKASFRIGAGFDHETGTIIKQKLSRFSTRVNLDYNVSQRIRVSTNFSMTYTNNKRNYEELLPIALKKMPNMSIYEKNPLTGEDTDTYYNMLQSGPYIGSSVFEKDQRTYSNPVAVANLARRNQRNYDMNPELVVSYNLLGLDSDHWQLNWRGSVYMNISNGYNDAFYPQELVSKSWKDKLNTASSGSSKSVSFNTKHTLTLIPAFANKDHSAMMMGRFELTSGSSNSQSTSAYGLPSTGSVIVSPTAGMIDSPSSGFSQWRSMYYTFSAHYAYKGRYVADVTLRADGTTKFGPDNRWGYFPSVSLKWIVSDEPWMQKLKPLLSMFAIRPSWGLNGSQPGQNYLYTSKYGSAAKYIDMPAMKPLNIRLSDLRWEQIQSYNFGIDLGFFDGKLNLTLEGYQSTRSDMLLGGFHIPSNSGFETVPTHNNGRMRNTGWEFHINTNQLIKAGKFKMDMNVNFGNNRNEILEMDANILESKNPDFGYANRETLKRVQLHNPFGAIYGFKYLGVYQYNYNTFKNAVAGMTPEEIQAYWQKFRAEGKTAPVAVDANGNLILSGNNVPVRMRYDYRIDGTGHDQNFPGFNGGDAIYEDLNHDGQINALDITYLGSSLPKLTGGFGFNFSYGDWRLSTQFTYRVGNKIINLARLDAEAMIGNDNQSQAVNYRWRQEGDVTVIPRAMYGNTSNYNTLISDRFVEDGSYLRMSYAQLNYNVKKKYLTWLGLNRLSFYASINNPFVITKYSGVDPDIAFGGESPATDGAQTPRSRSYTLGITVDF is encoded by the coding sequence ATGAAAATACTTAAATCAGTCATGTTTATCCTGGCGCTGATGTTCTCAACAACACTGAGCGCACAGAATATTACGTCTGTACACGGTACGGTAAGTGACGATATGGGACCTCTGATGGGTGCCGCCGTACGAGAGATTGATGCCAACGATCGTAACATCAACTCAACAATCACAGACTTGAACGGTAACTTCACTATGAAGGTGAGTGGTAACTCAAAGAACAAGCTGAAGATTACCTATGTGGGTATGACCGACGTGGTGCTGCCCATCAACAAGAACTCTTTCAAGATTACAATGAAATCGAAGACCGTGCTGAAGCCCGTTGTCATCAAGGGTGAAAGACGTCTGCAGGGTAACACACTGCCTATCCCTCAGCGAGAGATTTCTTATGCTACTCAGACCATTAACATGAAGGAATTCGAGGGTCTGGGTATCACCTCAGTGGATGAGGCTCTGCAGGGACGTATTGCAGGTCTGGATATTATCGGTAACTCAGGTAACCTGGGTTCTGGCTCTACCATGCGTCTGCGTGGTGCTTCTTCTCTGTCAACACTGACTGACGCTAACCCGCTGATCGTGGTCGATGGTAACATCCGCGAGGTGAACCTCGATAACTTCGATATGCAGGGCGCCAACGATGAGAAGTTTGCTGAGTTGCTGAACATCAACCCTGAGGATATCGCTTCTATCACGGTGTTGAAGGATGCTGCTGCTTGTGCCGTTTATGGTTCACAGGGTGGTAACGGTGTTATCGAGTTGACCACGAAGCGTGGTACTCAGGGTAAGCCTCACGTAACCTACTCTCTGAAGCTGACTGGTACTTATCAGCCTAAGGGCTACGACCTGCTGAATGGTGACGACTACACCATGATGCTGAAGGAGTCGTACTTCAACCCCCGTCAGGACGATAACGCTTCAGACGGTGACCGTATTCCTGAGATTAACTACCTGGACAATACCTCTGGTTACTCAGAGTGGCGTCAGTATCGCGACAACACTGACTGGCGTGATGCCGTTACTCAGTGGGGTCTGCGTCAGAACCACTATGCTACCATTACTGGTGGTGGTGAGAAGGCCAGCTTCCGTATCGGTGCCGGTTTCGACCATGAGACGGGTACGATTATCAAGCAGAAGTTGAGTCGTTTCTCTACACGTGTGAACTTGGACTATAATGTCAGCCAGCGTATCCGTGTGAGCACCAACTTCTCAATGACCTACACGAACAATAAGCGTAACTACGAGGAGCTTCTGCCTATCGCCCTGAAGAAGATGCCTAACATGAGCATCTACGAGAAGAATCCTTTGACAGGCGAGGACACCGACACCTATTATAATATGTTGCAGAGTGGTCCTTACATCGGATCAAGTGTATTCGAGAAAGACCAGCGTACATACTCTAACCCTGTGGCTGTGGCCAACCTGGCTCGCAGAAACCAGCGTAACTACGACATGAACCCTGAGTTGGTTGTTAGCTACAACCTGTTGGGTCTGGACAGCGACCACTGGCAGTTGAACTGGCGTGGTTCGGTTTACATGAACATCTCTAACGGCTATAACGATGCCTTCTATCCTCAGGAACTGGTTTCTAAGTCATGGAAGGATAAGCTGAACACCGCTTCTTCTGGTTCTTCAAAGAGTGTTTCGTTCAACACCAAGCACACCCTGACCTTGATTCCTGCATTTGCAAACAAGGATCACAGTGCCATGATGATGGGCCGCTTCGAGCTGACTTCTGGTTCAAGCAACTCGCAGTCAACCTCTGCTTACGGTCTGCCTTCTACTGGTAGTGTTATCGTATCGCCTACTGCTGGTATGATTGACTCGCCTTCTTCTGGCTTCAGCCAGTGGCGTTCAATGTACTACACATTCTCTGCTCACTATGCTTATAAGGGACGCTACGTGGCCGACGTGACTCTGCGTGCCGATGGTACCACCAAGTTCGGCCCTGATAACCGCTGGGGTTACTTCCCCTCTGTATCTCTGAAGTGGATTGTTAGTGACGAGCCTTGGATGCAGAAACTGAAGCCCCTGCTCTCTATGTTTGCTATCCGTCCTAGCTGGGGTCTGAATGGTAGCCAGCCTGGACAGAACTACCTCTATACCTCTAAGTATGGTTCTGCTGCGAAGTATATCGATATGCCTGCCATGAAGCCTCTGAACATCCGCCTGTCAGACTTGCGTTGGGAGCAGATTCAGAGTTATAACTTCGGTATCGACCTGGGCTTCTTCGACGGTAAGTTGAACCTGACCCTCGAGGGTTATCAGTCTACACGTTCTGACATGTTGCTCGGTGGCTTCCATATTCCTTCAAACTCTGGTTTCGAGACCGTTCCTACTCATAATAACGGTAGAATGCGTAACACCGGTTGGGAGTTCCACATCAACACCAACCAGTTGATCAAGGCTGGTAAGTTCAAGATGGATATGAACGTGAACTTCGGTAACAACCGCAACGAGATCCTGGAGATGGATGCTAATATCCTTGAAAGTAAGAACCCCGACTTTGGCTATGCTAACCGTGAGACCTTGAAGCGCGTACAGTTGCACAACCCGTTCGGCGCTATCTACGGCTTCAAGTACCTGGGTGTTTACCAGTATAACTACAACACCTTTAAGAATGCTGTGGCTGGTATGACTCCTGAGGAGATTCAGGCTTACTGGCAGAAGTTCCGCGCAGAGGGCAAGACGGCTCCTGTGGCTGTTGACGCTAATGGCAACCTGATTCTGAGTGGTAACAACGTGCCTGTTCGTATGCGTTACGACTATCGTATCGATGGTACTGGTCACGACCAGAACTTCCCCGGCTTTAACGGTGGTGATGCTATTTACGAGGATTTGAACCACGATGGTCAGATCAACGCTCTGGATATTACCTACCTGGGTTCTTCTCTGCCTAAGCTGACTGGTGGTTTCGGCTTCAACTTCAGCTATGGCGACTGGCGTCTGTCAACCCAGTTCACTTATCGTGTGGGTAACAAGATCATCAACCTGGCTCGTCTGGATGCCGAGGCAATGATCGGTAACGACAACCAGAGCCAAGCTGTGAACTACCGCTGGCGTCAGGAGGGTGACGTAACTGTTATCCCACGCGCTATGTATGGTAATACCAGTAACTACAACACGCTGATCAGTGACCGCTTCGTTGAGGATGGTAGCTATCTGCGTATGAGCTATGCTCAGCTGAACTACAACGTGAAGAAGAAGTACTTGACATGGCTGGGTCTGAACCGCCTCTCGTTCTATGCAAGTATCAACAACCCCTTCGTCATCACCAAATACTCTGGTGTTGACCCCGATATCGCATTCGGCGGCG
- a CDS encoding polyribonucleotide nucleotidyltransferase — protein sequence MNVITKTIQLADGRTITIETGKVAKQTDGAVMLKMNNTVLLATVCAAKDAVPGTDFMPLQVDYREQYSAAGRFPGGFTKREGKASDNEILTSRLVDRVLRPLFPSNYHAEVFVNVMLLSADGVDQPDALAGFAASAALACSDIPFECPISEVRVARINGEYVIDPTFEQMKEADMDIMVGASAENIMMVEGEMKEVSEQDLLGALKAAMDAIKPMCELQKELSKELGKDVKREYNHEINDEDLRARMNKELYQPAYDITKQALPKQDRADAFEKLLEDFKEKFFAERAAAPETPENSETPVISDDEYSAMMDRYYHDVERDAMRRCILDEGIRLDGRKTTDIRPIWCEVSPLPMPHGSAIFTRGETQSLSTCTLGTKLDEKMVDDVLDKSYMRFLLHYNFPPFCTGEAKAQRGVGRREIGHGHLAWRGLKGQIPEDFPYTVRLVSQILESNGSSSMATVCAGTLALMDAGVPMKKPVSGIAMGLIKNPGEDKYAVLSDILGDEDHLGDMDFKTTGTKDGLTATQMDIKCDGLSFDILEKALMQAKAGREHILKCLTDTIAEPRAEFKPQVPRIVQIEIPKEFIGAVIGPGGKIIQQMQEDTKTTITIEETDGVGKVQVSGPDKDSIDAALAKIKAIVAIPEVGEVYDGVVRSIMPYGCFVEIMPGKDGLLHISEIDWKRLETVEEAGIKEGDHIQVKLLEIDPKTGKYKLSHRVLIEKPADYVERPARGERRERPERGDRRDRGDRRDRRERPERGERRPRPEQQQQQEAEPYRDPTESKEPKDFSDALDHMDF from the coding sequence ATGAACGTAATTACAAAAACCATTCAATTGGCTGATGGCAGAACCATCACCATTGAAACCGGGAAAGTGGCAAAACAGACCGACGGTGCTGTCATGCTGAAGATGAACAACACTGTGCTCCTGGCCACTGTTTGTGCCGCAAAAGATGCAGTTCCCGGAACCGATTTTATGCCTTTGCAGGTAGACTATCGCGAGCAGTATAGTGCTGCTGGCCGTTTCCCCGGTGGATTCACCAAGCGCGAAGGTAAAGCCTCTGATAACGAAATCCTGACCAGTCGTCTGGTGGACCGTGTGCTCCGTCCTCTGTTCCCCAGCAATTATCACGCAGAAGTTTTCGTCAACGTGATGCTGCTTTCTGCAGATGGCGTTGATCAGCCCGATGCATTGGCTGGCTTTGCTGCTTCGGCTGCACTGGCCTGCTCGGATATTCCCTTCGAGTGCCCCATCTCTGAGGTGCGCGTGGCTCGTATCAATGGCGAGTATGTAATCGATCCTACCTTCGAGCAGATGAAGGAGGCCGACATGGATATCATGGTTGGTGCCTCTGCCGAGAACATCATGATGGTGGAAGGTGAGATGAAGGAGGTTTCTGAGCAGGATCTGCTCGGTGCCCTGAAAGCTGCCATGGATGCTATCAAGCCTATGTGCGAACTGCAGAAGGAGTTGAGCAAGGAGCTCGGCAAGGATGTAAAGCGCGAGTACAACCATGAGATCAACGACGAGGACTTGCGCGCACGCATGAATAAAGAGTTGTATCAGCCCGCATACGATATCACCAAGCAGGCTCTGCCCAAGCAGGACCGTGCCGACGCTTTCGAGAAACTGCTCGAGGACTTCAAGGAGAAGTTCTTCGCTGAGCGCGCTGCTGCTCCAGAAACTCCGGAAAATTCAGAAACTCCGGTCATCTCTGACGACGAGTACAGCGCTATGATGGATCGCTACTACCACGATGTGGAGCGCGACGCTATGCGCCGTTGCATTCTGGACGAGGGTATCCGTCTGGATGGTCGTAAGACCACCGATATCCGCCCCATCTGGTGCGAGGTATCTCCCCTGCCCATGCCTCACGGAAGTGCCATCTTTACCCGTGGTGAGACACAGTCACTTTCTACCTGTACGCTGGGTACCAAGCTCGACGAGAAGATGGTTGACGATGTGCTCGACAAGAGCTACATGCGCTTCCTGCTTCACTATAACTTCCCTCCATTCTGTACTGGTGAGGCTAAGGCTCAGCGCGGCGTAGGCCGTCGTGAGATTGGTCATGGTCACCTGGCATGGCGCGGTCTGAAGGGTCAGATTCCTGAGGACTTCCCTTACACCGTACGTCTGGTTTCTCAGATCCTCGAGTCAAACGGTTCTTCATCAATGGCTACCGTTTGTGCTGGTACCCTCGCCCTGATGGACGCTGGTGTGCCCATGAAGAAGCCCGTTTCTGGTATCGCCATGGGTCTGATCAAGAATCCTGGAGAAGATAAATACGCTGTATTGAGCGATATCCTCGGCGACGAGGACCACCTGGGTGATATGGACTTCAAGACTACTGGTACAAAGGATGGTCTGACTGCTACCCAGATGGATATCAAGTGCGACGGTCTGAGCTTCGACATCCTCGAGAAGGCTCTGATGCAGGCTAAGGCTGGTCGTGAGCACATCCTGAAGTGTCTCACCGATACTATCGCTGAGCCACGTGCTGAGTTCAAGCCTCAGGTTCCCCGCATTGTTCAGATCGAGATTCCTAAGGAGTTCATCGGTGCTGTCATCGGCCCTGGCGGTAAGATCATTCAGCAGATGCAGGAGGATACCAAGACCACTATCACCATCGAGGAAACCGACGGTGTTGGTAAGGTACAGGTGTCTGGTCCCGATAAGGATAGCATCGACGCTGCCCTGGCTAAGATCAAGGCTATCGTTGCTATTCCTGAGGTAGGCGAGGTTTATGATGGTGTGGTTCGCAGCATCATGCCTTACGGCTGCTTCGTAGAGATTATGCCTGGTAAGGATGGCCTGCTTCATATCTCTGAGATCGACTGGAAGCGCCTCGAGACTGTCGAGGAGGCTGGCATCAAGGAGGGTGACCACATCCAGGTGAAGCTCCTTGAGATCGATCCTAAGACAGGTAAGTATAAGCTCTCACACCGCGTGCTGATTGAGAAGCCCGCCGATTATGTAGAGCGTCCTGCCCGTGGCGAGCGCCGTGAGCGCCCTGAGCGTGGTGACCGTCGCGACCGTGGTGATCGCCGCGACCGTCGTGAGCGCCCTGAGCGTGGCGAGCGTCGTCCCCGTCCTGAACAGCAGCAACAGCAAGAGGCTGAGCCCTATCGTGATCCTACCGAGAGTAAGGAGCCGAAGGACTTCAGCGACGCGCTGGACCACATGGATTTTTAA